From Vibrio fortis, a single genomic window includes:
- a CDS encoding PACE efflux transporter, whose amino-acid sequence MSHKERILHMVLFELVALVLMAGLATYITGNGAGKMAGLALSMSLIAMAWNYVYNYGYDKVFGADRSKRTKKTRLLHGLGFELGLMSVTLPVLMWVLKLDFLTVLIMDIGLVIFFVVYAIGFNWAYDSARDLLVSKGKVKALA is encoded by the coding sequence ATGTCACACAAAGAACGAATCTTACACATGGTGCTATTTGAGTTAGTTGCCTTGGTATTGATGGCAGGGCTTGCCACCTACATCACTGGTAATGGTGCAGGAAAAATGGCAGGACTCGCGCTCTCTATGTCTCTAATCGCGATGGCCTGGAACTATGTTTACAACTACGGCTACGACAAAGTGTTTGGGGCTGATCGCAGCAAGCGCACCAAAAAAACGCGCCTATTACATGGGCTTGGCTTTGAACTCGGGTTAATGAGCGTCACGCTACCTGTGTTGATGTGGGTACTTAAACTCGACTTTCTCACCGTGCTTATCATGGATATTGGCTTAGTCATTTTCTTCGTGGTGTATGCGATTGGCTTTAACTGGGCTTACGATTCAGCTCGTGATCTTCTGGTTAGCAAAGGCAAAGTAAAAGCCTTGGCATAA
- a CDS encoding LysR family transcriptional regulator yields the protein MYNIEQLKMFAYAVELGSFSASARRLGKVQSAVSQGIGNLEIDFDTTLFDRSTRKPTLTREGEQIYKQVKAIIMQVEDLNVMVNAINDQQEGLIRIALDDSLLVPNLSRILKAFSSHFPATEVELIACTTTEVNPFVQQEKADIGLMFTDLAFDVGSEPCFIGHLPFVAVCHPNHPLACVPEAKLPDLLPHRQLMLRGDKGKLMDQFPLIAGKVWWSNSFIVIKEVLLGSDIGWAYLPEHLVRDEIDKKQLVEINIAFDHKTWSPPVDLILSKTKNKGPALKWLEHGLKSLLD from the coding sequence ATGTACAACATAGAACAACTCAAAATGTTCGCGTATGCGGTGGAGCTAGGATCATTTTCTGCCAGTGCACGTAGGCTTGGTAAAGTCCAATCAGCGGTGAGTCAAGGCATAGGTAATTTAGAGATCGACTTTGATACCACGCTGTTTGACCGTTCAACGCGAAAGCCGACACTCACTCGTGAAGGTGAGCAGATATACAAGCAAGTGAAAGCGATCATCATGCAGGTCGAAGACTTGAACGTGATGGTTAATGCCATCAATGATCAACAAGAGGGGTTGATTAGAATCGCACTCGATGATTCGCTACTCGTTCCGAACTTGTCGCGAATATTGAAAGCGTTCAGTTCGCACTTTCCCGCCACAGAGGTTGAGCTGATCGCTTGTACCACCACAGAAGTGAACCCGTTTGTACAACAAGAGAAAGCGGATATCGGATTAATGTTCACGGACTTGGCGTTTGATGTAGGCTCCGAGCCCTGTTTTATTGGTCATCTACCGTTTGTGGCGGTCTGCCATCCCAATCATCCCCTTGCGTGTGTTCCAGAAGCGAAGTTGCCTGATCTGCTTCCACATCGTCAGTTGATGTTGCGGGGCGATAAGGGAAAATTGATGGACCAATTTCCTTTAATTGCGGGGAAAGTGTGGTGGTCGAATAGCTTCATTGTGATTAAAGAGGTGTTGTTAGGCAGTGACATCGGTTGGGCATACCTACCAGAGCACTTAGTCAGAGATGAGATAGATAAGAAGCAGCTGGTGGAAATCAACATCGCCTTTGATCATAAGACTTGGTCGCCTCCGGTGGATTTGATTCTATCAAAGACTAAAAACAAAGGACCCGCGCTTAAATGGTTGGAGCATGGTTTGAAGAGTTTGCTCGATTAA